In Oryza sativa Japonica Group chromosome 1, ASM3414082v1, the genomic stretch cctttcgttcttgcattaggacacatcctaagccttgtcttgatgcatcacagaagatctcaaaatcttttcggatatctggcaaggtgagaactggggcagtggtcaacctattcttcatttcttgaaagccGTCTTCACAGGCTGCTGACCATtcaaatttcttttccttcattAACAGCTCAGTCATAtgtctggctagcttagagaatccctcaatgaatcttcgataatatccagctaagccaaggaagctgcggatctctgacacattcttgggcgggttccaagcaagtacagcttcaaccttgctgggatctacttcgacaccgttggaggagatcacgtgtcccagaaatgctactcggtccaaccagaattcgcatttcgagaacttagcgaatagttgatgatccTTGAGCTTTCCCATTATCAgcctcaggtgttcagcatgttcttcctcattcttggagtatatcaggatgtcatcgatgaataccacgacaaactggtctaggtattccatgaagattttgttcattaagttcatgaagaacgctggagcattggtgagtccgaaggacatcactgtgaactcatatagaccataacgtgttgagaaagcggtcttcgggatatcttcatATCTGATTTTTAATTTGTGGTAACCTGATCTCAAGtcaattttagagaaaactcttgctcctttaagttgatcgaacaaATCGTCAATTcgtggcaacgggtacttgttctttatagttacttcattcagggctctatagtcgattaccattctctcagagccatcttttttcttaaccaggagcactggggctccccaaggggatgagctaggtcgcacataacctttactctccaattcttcgatttgtcttttgacttctgctaactcattagctgccattcggtagggtctttttgcaattggtgcggtgcctggtgccagttctatggcgaactcaatctctcggtctggtggcatactcgctaattcttctggaaatacgtcgggataatcgcagactatgggcaccgactccaaggaggtgacttgtaaacaggttaggatagaccgacttgcggtaggggtgttagaggtaaagcggacttgctttcctccaggtccttgcaaggtgatggacctttcggcacaatctatctgtcctttgtgcttagccaaccaatccatccctaggatgatgtccaagctttgcgagtctaggactatcggtttggctaggaagtcaacttcctcaattctaaggttaacttccgggcatatttgagttgcccttatattccttccaggggaatgtactatcattggtacacgtaaattttgggttttccaaccatttcttttcacaaaagcttgtgatatgaaagaatggAAAGCTCCTGAATCGaacagaactattgcgggtacggagttgacagagaacatacccatcacaacgtctggagcatcctgagcggtctcggcttgaatgtggttcacccggcctcgaccaaagttgttggaagcacgagaaccttgtccacttgcctgagagctaggacgagactgagctgccgctagagtaggagttctggcagtgctaccattagcatgccctgagttggtgttggtaggattctgagggcactgtctggcatagtgacccatctggttgcaccagaaacactgaactgctgatAGTCCTAGcggtgacttgaaagaggtaacactgtttggcgcaGTGTTGCCACTTGGGGCATGCTGCTGTGGCTGAGGTGCCGGACGGTTCATCTAaggacgaggggcgtagcctggctggcggttagcctgagtgaccAATTGGTgatattgcatgggttgaccaTAGCGAGGGCGTggtgcgcctcgggaagaattcccctgatggttagacttgcgtttcttgtattcttcggtagcctcttttctggcatcctcaagtagaagtgccttgttgatcatatgttgaaaagtggggaagtcatgagcaagcaactggagtctcattccaactgcgattcccttcaagaacttcctgatcttcttcttgtctgtgtccacttcctcaggggcataccgagccaacttgttgaactgacttaggtactcattgacactgtTGTTGCCTTGCTTAAGCCTGTTAAATTCCTCTTTCTTCATATCAATggtgctttcaggcacatgagctgcacggaaagccgtagcaaactcatcacaagcaatgttagtgggttcagggtgtgcattgtagtaattctcccaccaatctgcagcaggtcctcttagctggtgagaggcgtagagcgtcttctcaacaggagtacactgcactaagttgagttttctatcaacatccttcagccaatcgtcagcctcaacgggctcgacggtctgagagaactctggcggTCGAGACCTCAGGAAGTCTGTCAGTTTGGATCTATTGTTGCCcatgtgagggtggccatttccataCGCATTATGCTGAAAGCCGGCTATGGCCGCGGCTAATCCTTGCAAGATCtgtgtctgaactgccatcaagtgttgcatgttgttttccacatgaggCGGGGAAGGGATGCGTTCCTCTCCAGAATTGTGACCGGCAGCGTggtgagagcggtgagactgttcCATCTCTGCATTACGGGAAGCTGTGTGATGCGAGCGGTTGCTGCGGCGGGGTTGCTCAACTTCTGCATTGCGGGAAGCAGTacggtgcgaacggttgctgtggtgagaTTGCTCATTAGCTGACTCATGATTTGCTCCTGGCTCAACTCTACCTTCCTCAAAACCAAAGCGGGCTGGTGCACGAGcagcacggcgggggcggctagccatctaaactcccaggAGAGGGCGAGGTAAGAatcagataagcacttaggagggcaaggagcaaagtaaataacaactcagatagcacgcactaggcataaactggatttttcaaatcataaaaacacctgatacaacgggtgtggacaagtcacagagctacgccgagcttgactgtacgcacaccacctaggagaaccagactaccaaacaacacccacatcAAACGCACGCATGCACTACCTCGCCATGACTCCAAAGGAGTTGGCGgtggaacaaaagggcctaacacacggacggctgctgaagactgcctcctctactcctcgtctgcctggctgcctcctgtagtcggctcctcagtcgaagaaacgtcgatcggctgacgcGAAGGGACCAGCGGAACCTGTCGAGAGCCGTcagcagcacgggccgctggcggtgggggagctgggtagtcgaagcggaacacggtggaagaaccaacaacacgcttccgcgcagtgcggataaagcgtgggccacggcgggaggaagcaacgggagtgtgtccgggggtgtaggaggggctaactgggtgtgggtagggggagtacactggtgagtacggcgcacgcaagctgggggagcgcgggccactgggagtgcggGCAGAGCCGCGAGAGCTGTGGGAGGAtaggtggctggcgtggcagaggcggcctgagtcccaagagacagtgtcaactgaggtgactccctcctcggccagacgggcctccagagcggcgtagcggcgggcaagggagcggtaagcctcgaggagtaggtcgtgctgagtggcctgagcctccgaaagctcaaccatgcgagtcagcactaGCCGAGACTCGTtgtacggacaagggtacctggcgtctgcGTGGCTagaaggaaggcgtggaagctgccggaaggcagagcccccgagacggtggctgtagtcgtgggcgaagcgacgaagcgcagtccaggagaggtcctggtacgcgatctggagagtgggcctagccacagtgaagtggtgtgggcgaagaccagctccgtgtatacctccacgagggtaaaggtacacagagagctcacagCGAGGGGGAACATggtccacggagtaccccgtgtactcgggacacgaaAAGCCAAGGAAGcgggcgaggtcacgaagctgagcgacgtggtgaccctcaccaaaaccgtgggaactgaagctggcgttcactaccatctacaattttgaaagagggagaaaagatcagtaaccattttagcaacaaactattgaaaataaagaaaccaaaaaaaaaagccttagcttttcgcaagtagttttgaacttagtatccttagggtcgtcctaaacgtcgggtttcgccctagggccaagcctgggctctgataccatctcttgtcacgccccgaactagccccgagcgggactagcccgtgacgctccaaattaacctgttaatcgataccagtcccaggaaacagtgctggtatcacaggaagacagaatatcacagcaacagaggtctctttattatagagtaggagtacagtcatgttgggctgcggacagatcccgagctcacaactgcattacaaaagggaaacggaagccaagacttggaccatacatcacaggcgcgacttagGAACTAGgctgaaaccctaaaactcatcgtagccggcttgctcctggaagaactcctcgtcagcgggatccgcttcatcttcttcagcaactggggggattatttatatagggCAAGGATGAGTACAgaagtactcagcaagccatgggaaataagtgtttaatgcaggcttcaaggaaaggctgttgtttttgcaattgattttatttaaactcttttctgaaacaactaagtgagatcttctcaaacgacacggatgagacagtgcgtctcgcccggtcggagtatgtgcaaggtatcagtcttttgaattggtcaaggttggcacccggccaacgacttttaaacggccacccgggcctggctgatcccatcagccgcaggttttccaaacatcgaacccaaaccacatcagcaaatttcacaaagcagtagtcaaacaaaactacgctaggaatcacctcacatccgcccatgaccgtgggcacggctgttcgaacagtttaataacctctgcagaggggggtacactttacccacacgatattactaacccggatcatccagcccgtgcagaacggccacgactagagaccttaaggctttcacgacaaggcatttcgaaagccgacacaggttcaccatatgccaacgagagggatcccagaccatactgtgccaggaaacccgggggtcctccccgacaccaccccgttgaatccacatgtctcttggcatcatggctcccccgattagctagttactcagccaggggtgtcccattccacccatgtggtcgtacttgtcttatgttcggatgaaattccaaggaaacggtccttaagtgcaagagcggggaaccgtacacccggtacgttccccggtccgcgaatttggaaattcatttaggttcgcaagcaccgacccaggtgtcgggttttccaagtgttttgtaaaacccaagttttacccaagatgtttctcagattttaagtttgaaggcgaccgtcgatattcgtgcagagtgcacgattaccgaggcgcaactaggtggttacaagggaacatggtataataATTACAATGGAGGGGTCAactgcaacaagttaggtaggtccgccaatctgccttgcagacgagACATGtagattaagtgcaatcctatcaatgcataatatttttcaagcaacatacttaagttcaaatataggctcaagatgttcaaaggtggcttgccttgctcgagatcttgagcttgatcctcgaaatcctcgcactgcgggtcttcgggctccgaaactacacgcgaaacgggacaactcagcaaacggcgaaaataaagccctattattgacctctaagcgtgccattagatagatctcgagatttgaggaattttagaagttgaacggagtcaaacggacttacggttgagaagatattgaatttataagattattggatttttggtctaaaggaaaaggatttatttaaatcctttttggaaaagaaaagaaaagaaaagaagaagggagggaaattatactttcctcgggcggctagggcgcggcccgagagaaaggggcggctcggccgagcttaatgggccggccggcccaagaaggcggcccaaagcgcgcgcgcgggcggggaggagagagagagagccggtgggccgggtccatcccgcgtggtcccgggtgggacccgcttgtcggcgactcggctcaccgtgagcgaggtgcacgcggggcgtgctagggtttggggaggggaggcgcggcgcatgcgcgcggttcgAGGAGGACGCGGAtacggcgggcccacgcgcagcctcatgGCTCACCGCGGACCATGCGCACGGGGGGAACGGAGGGAGCAGCTGGCCGGGTCAGCTCGACCCGGTCTtagccgagctggcgccgacgtggcgcctatgtggctgccacgcggaccggcgggaggttgaagaagacgccggccggaacggacggcggacggtgGCTGCGAACGGCggggcgaaccacggcgatacaggcgaaagcgagcacaccggaaGGTTGCACGggatgaggggagacgagccaacgactcggatttgccgggggatgctcgacggcggcggattgtggTGGCGGCAACCGGTggcgagagaagggggaaacggcgacggcaCGACGGGAGACCGATTCGGGCGagctagagcatctacgcgactccgggagttcgttgctagcgtcggattgggcggagctacgccgagcgaggccggcaacgagcgggtgctacggagcacgggcggcgatggcggcgagcacacggcgagcggcagcaacggtcggggcggcgccagctagctacggggaggctactcgtgctactacccgagtctaaggggaggagatggaacgaggagggagaacgaagggaggcactaccgtgcgggggtgatggggcgcagtgacgagaggccgacggcacgggagtgatctctccggcctcgggccggggaagaggaagaagacgagcgcccggagtccccttccgcgtcctagcgCGCACtggctcctccggcacacgcgacggcggcggtcggcgagaggGACGGCAATGGCGTGGGTGAAAAACGGGGAAGATTGGGAGgggaaaaaaggaagggagggcgcctgggtttataggacggcaatgtcggtttggaaaccgaccttgggcggtcaagggagcgagccagcgctcggcggtcgcggcccaAACGGCGACCGGggggggaggatgacgccggcgggagggaaaagggaaaagggggggagagaaagggggttgcccccttgccactttgggggaaaaggaggagggagagagggcgatgCGGCAGAGGGGGGgaagctctgcctccgtcccttggaagcACGCGCGAGGAGAGGCGGGGCCaagtcgatgacgacggcgatgacggccgggcggtttggagcggagcaacgacacgggcggcaggcacaggcaggcgcggcaggcgctgacggcggcggcgactggccggtcggccaccatggcgcgcgcgcgcgcgggaagcaacgggcggcgcggcgatttgggcggcgtcgacgggaaacggcagcgagggcggagggcgctcggctcggcgcagctcacgcgcacgcgtgcgcagcgcacgggcagagcggggggagagggagagagagagagagagagagagggggatggggagggagggggagatgggccgagaggaattcggcccatcgaacctgagggaggcgaaatagacttttgcggagggatttgatttgggaaggatttggattcgggattgaacttgacgatcgatcggggatttgagatccggaattggcacggacactagacaataAGCAAGGAAACAGATTTCgaaattagggtttttaggaattacattttcccgctaggcgccacgacggaacgggcgctacagctAGATGTGTTgccaccacccccccccccccctaaacaTGCCGCATAAGATTGGATGATGAGGTGGAAGAAATAAGTGAGGAAATAGAAAATGAGGCACCCGTCATGTAACCTCCACACAAAcctaaaaaaaagatgaaagaAAGAGTGGATATGgcatacaaataaaataaaatcatttggGTTAGTATGCTAGAGGTAGTGTAGGTGTGATGTATTGTATATATCACCTCTGATCTTACATGGATAAAATTAGATGTGGCAACCACTCCTATTACAAAACTTGctctaactattatatgaattggctattaaattgactatagatgatttggagccaatAGCTGGCTATaccattaaacttgctctgagcAGACTGATGTCTCTGCTATCGCTGGCAATGGCAATGTCTCTGCATACACCTTGAATGATTGTAGGGATAGCACAGCAATCCCCTGTTTAGAACATAATAAAATCGTAGGATCTTATAGCCGTTTCACAAATTCAATTTCGGTTGGAATAGGGAGAATTTTCTACTACGTTTAAAATGGGGCCCTAACTAGGAGTTCATGTTAGCAGACATATGGATTTGAGAATCTGTCATTACGTTTTACAGAAGGCGCCAACAATTGAGTCGACTGCATTCCTGTATGTTGCTCGGCTGATTGCGTCGTCCTCCCAGAATTCCTGCGACCTGCACGTTACTCTCCTGCACCCCAACCAACGTGCTGACCGCTGCGGTTACTCCAACACAAATCTTGGTCATTTAAACTAGTATAAAATCTTCTGTCCCCAAAAAATCTTCGAACTGATTTCTCCTGGGTTCTCCACTTCTCCGTGCCTTCCTTGGGCAAACCAAATTCGTCAAGTGGCTGTAGTTAACATGACGCCTTTCGTCCAAAAAACTCATGTGAATAGTTGTATTCTAAGCAAGCTTATCTCGTATCGTTCTGCAATCAACATATCTCAGTTGCATGCTATTACCTGTTTGAAATAGCTCCAAGTCCAAGATTTCTTCGAATGAGCTATTCTTAGCTCCATAAATCTAAATCCACAATTATATTAATAACATTTAGATAAACTATTTTGTTCCtaatttgacttataaacttcaGATTTAACATGGTGGATATTAAATCCAGGGATGTGCTTTATATATTTGAACCACCCAGATTGATCCGGGCGGGTAAGAGATCAGGATAGCTGACCAGACGGCCAAGTGCATGGACACGCAAGTTTTGGCATGCCAATTTTTGGTAAGGCCAacatgtgtttggattgaagccaaattaaactaatttagctattgaaatggcctatgttatataggcatgccaaaatttggcttcaatccaaacatacACAATTATTGTTGAGGTTGCCAAAAAATTGGCAAgcctaatttaggcctcaaaccaaactgGCCCGTACCGCTCGAATTGTGACAAAAATGTAATACACAGATAACACACAGAATATGTGTATGCACATAACAAAAACTTGTTCAAACCATTCTAATGTTAACGAAGCATGAGATATTTCTTTTCTCTGCTTTCAATTCCACCACCGATGATCTGATGATCAACATAATTCACAGTTGCTCACCGTGACCAACTCTTCACACAGTGACTTCTTTCTTGGATGTTATGCCATAAACTTTCTACAAAACTAACATCAACCTTACTGTTAACCAACGCCCTCTTCATCAAATTTTCAGTTCAGCTCAGCATCCTTTTGGATTTCCTGATGCTGGGCTAGTATTTACTTGTAACAATGGCTTTGAAGATTTTATTACGACATTTTCTTTTGGAAAACTCATCCAGGGACATTGAAGTGAAAGAGCCAAGATATAACAAAAGCAAACACCATGCAAGCAAGAAGGAAGTTGAGAAACCGGTGGCCTTGCCAAAACCTCCGAGGTTCACTGGCAGGCATTTGCGAAGCCGCGGTGTTACTTGATTCATTCCACTGCTCGATGAACTCGGCATCACCGATACCTACCACATTGCATGCAGTTGAGCCACAGATTTCGCAGATCCTAAGACAAGTAAAGGAACATGGAGCATTTTAATTTTCTAGATTCCAATTGCAAAAGCAGAAAATGGAGTTATGCTTATGTAGTTATATTACAGATCATAAGGAGAATAATGCTAACACATTCTTTTATGCCTCTACAATACAAAGAGAGTAACAACATTATGAATGCTTTAACAATTAATATTTCACTTGAACCACTATCAAAGCACAACATGAAGTGGAAGGGCACAAGTGCAGTTACATCTCAACACTGATCAATAGCACAGATGCTTGTAATTTGGTCAGAAATATCAAGCATGTATTTATCTTATCCTGACTCTAATCCTCACCTCAATTGAGGTGATAAAACCCAAGTAACTATGTTGGTACGATATACTAGCACAAAAACAGGTTCCCACTTTCAATATTATATTCCCTTCCATTTAAGCAACAGTAATACACAAAAGGCTGTGAAATACACCTTAATTCAGAGCTCTGGTCCTAGCAT encodes the following:
- the LOC9267992 gene encoding uncharacterized protein, whose amino-acid sequence is MVNDGEQALTIAPAAAADSSAEPARHVGGGGGGGGGLAEESSDEDKGSQRFSDAEDHSWRSHSRQGSVALEDFISTCASVRSGAGDADADGGGRRKSCVSECSLGDVDLEAGLAEISKASPDTAERNCRICHLGLESAAAESGSGMFLGCSCKDDLSCAHKQCAETWFKIRGNRICEICGSTACNVVGIGDAEFIEQWNESSNTAASQMPASEPRRFWQGHRFLNFLLACMIYGAKNSSFEEILDLELFQTGDCCAIPTIIQGVCRDIAIASDSRDISLLRASLMMVVNASFSSHGFGEGHHVAQLRDLARFLGFSCPEYTGYSVDHVPPRCELSVYLYPRGGIHGAGLRPHHFTVARPTLQIAYQDLSWTALRRFAHDYSHRLGGSAFRQLPRLPSSHADARYPCPYNESRLVLTRMVELSEAQATQHDLLLEAYRSLARRYAALEARLAEEGVTSVDTVSWDSGRLCHASHLSSHSSRGSARTPSGPRSPSLRAPYSPVYSPYPHPVSPSYTPGHTPVASSRRGPRFIRTARKRVVGSSTVFRFDYPAPPPPAARAADGSRQMASRPRRAARAPARFGFEEGRVEPGANHESANEQSHHSNRSHRTASRNAEVEQPRRSNRSHHTASRNAEMEQSHRSHHAAGHNSGEERIPSPPHVENNMQHLMAVQTQILQGLAAAIAGFQHNAYGNGHPHMGNNRSKLTDFLRSRPPEFSQTVEPVEADDWLKDVDRKLNLVQCTPVEKTLYASHQLRGPAADWWENYYNAHPEPTNIACDEFATAFRAAHVPESTIDMKKEEFNRLKQGNNSVNEYLSQFNKLARYAPEEVDTDKKKIRKFLKGIAVGMRLQLLAHDFPTFQHMINKALLLEDARKEATEEYKKRKSNHQGNSSRGAPRPRYGQPMQYHQLMGHYARQCPQNPTNTNSGHANGSTARTPTLAAAQSRPSSQASGQGSRASNNFGRGRVNHIQAETAQDAPDVVMGMFSVNSVPAIVLFDSGAFHSFISQAFVKRNGWKTQNLRVPMIVHSPGRNIRATQICPEVNLRIEEVDFLAKPIVLDSQSLDIILGMDWLAKHKGQIDCAERSITLQGPGGKQVRFTSNTPTASRSILTCLQVTSLESVPIVCDYPDVFPEELASMPPDREIEFAIELAPGTAPIAKRPYRMAANELAEVKRQIEELESKGYVRPSSSPWGAPVLLVKKKDGSERMVIDYRALNEVTIKNKYPLPRIDDLFDQLKGARVFSKIDLRSGYHKLKIRYEDIPKTAFSTRYGLYEFTVMSFGLTNAPAFFMNLMNKIFMEYLDQFVVVFIDDILIYSKNEEEHAEHLRLIMGKLKDHQLFAKFSKCEFWLDRVAFLGHVISSNGVEVDPSKVEAVLAWNPPKNVSEIRSFLGLAGYYRRFIEGFSKLARHMTELLMKEKKFEWSAACEDGFQEMKNRLTTAPVLTLPDIRKDFEIFCDASRQGLGCVLMQERKVVAYASRQLRPHEVNYLTHDLELAAVVHALKIWRHYLIGNRCEVYT